In a genomic window of Aquila chrysaetos chrysaetos chromosome Z, bAquChr1.4, whole genome shotgun sequence:
- the LOC115336827 gene encoding chondroitin sulfate proteoglycan 4-like: MAGGRGASAPAALRVLLALLAASRPAVAVSFYGDSFVELNMAEASSQTSLQLRFRTSKPHGLLFLAAGKKDYCLMELRSGNLQLRINFGMGERVLHSQQRSQLNDLAWHLVELRHEHDDVTLVIDKHDRTSAKMPGILYELNIDYGFYIGGTSKLDVPYLVGALPSFRGCIDDVLFNQLDILMPLRPSPGFKNVHEVLVGCSDEFFADEDEPISFFSSRSYVSFPSWNVDDEGILEYKLQTSAARGLLLYHPGQAGDFIAMEMEDGLIKAYVGNHKSRTQLSSCRSVNDSHWHYIKLKFTAEYLQLTLDEETVKKSLPLHSKLPLLKGSLFVGGIDDSTRSEVIKLELISVSGKYARGGSFKGCLRDLKANSEKKSLKNVLVTKDISAGCETKTAFNTNLSLEMALKSPTVKAAPTFAISPENSVSLGKEDKSHLLVLSNLIVPEGGQASLESKHIKVNIDFQKLGIHQSQILFEIKEPPSHGDLKLDVEPVQEVNTFTMQDMWQGKILYVHDGSEDTYDYFNFSISTSSEKIVPPYLQGNKQHVFHITVTPVNDAPEITLPEGNLLLLLENSKKRLTNDLIKVLDKDTDPVGLSLSVLGNLNADAGFLENSKHPGKAITTFSNEDLREGTVFFVHTGVKNSRIVLRASDGEKVSNTVVLRVMAVPLDYRVVNNSGIKLHQGVTALITPRHLAVETNANLQELEIRYEITEAPLFGEVQRQHSRGEWKQVNSFSQRSVQRSRVRYCSTFKEIQLENVTDQFKFKVSIGNRISEEHVFPIKVKWLRYSLLKHAPLEIEKTKRKYLNSDNLFAVIVDLEIPEDDLHFKLLSLPKNGQILLNDQPLKKDSVFSQKDITDQKVAYEVISRYHEDNRDSFRFLISTKYVESNLYDFEVYIKSDFRNIILTNNGLTVTEGEGELITSTKLFVQTLDNKTFQYKVAQFPKHGKLKLINFSGSFKSNDNLTTFTNKDITDKRLMYVHDDSETVFDEFVVRASSEESGKLANFDPEVEPLSVEIRFNISVQLKNDEKPVRVIDKMFNIVRNGQRLLTLADLCYHDPDSDFDDGQLLYTRRGISNGDLVLTNDTLHRLYQFKQVDLEQKQVLFKHRGADFGRFVLFVTDGKHYTSLLLEVSATDPYVRLANNTGLLVQKGKEETVATANLSAITNQDIRNDHELTYEIFSFPKYGRIYVNNLLMDSFTQFDLIKGYVTYRHDDSDNLIDTFNFTVRAREVHLDAGVHVRIYLEGHQWPPRIVNKNNLLVEEGKPVKISKRKLQVVHENSSPSEIVFTVRHLPLHGYIRKFSSEESYLGADQRPVLSFTQQDVDEGKVQYVQTVSDQLDDHFSLDVTNGVRTVSGIDISVDIIPRMIPLEVQNFTVIEGGSKALKEDYLKISGRHFAGLSCEFILTEQPKHGFVEDSRVPGMKLTTFTRKQLEQELIYYVHDDSEELMDNFTVIVNNTELWKQSLPQTVFVTVTAVNDEAPVIKVNRILRVWVGSVTEITIDDLCAEDKDSSPSELIYSITPPSNGHLALKSSPNKSILSFTQAHIIEGQLVFVHDGAMSGGFSFQVTDGLNFAPRQIFSITARMLVISLEVNKGLGVFPGSRKPISRHDLKAVTNDVTNAGNRTITFMIITSPKLGRLIRINSDNTTQEILSFTQSMVDEGVVMYEHLHDESVGWSAEDFFTFTVSSPPSALDLQVFHIVISYEITRHDRNSHLLANTGAIVQEGGRVLINKTNLDASNLLVKLPEVQRSMYEVWYQVVSLPQHGMIVVGERNVTKEKPNFSQYILNKFGIVYIHDNSESLNDNFTFAVWLNLKSKSATKPHSEVLEEMFNITVVPVNDQAPELKTKRLHLKVLQGDVSVLGSENLKVEDLDNPPAELKYTIVSNPNNGYLAMKSNLSVSIKDFTQADVDSGKVWFVQDGSSSSGVFYFSVTDGKHRPLYKLFSLEVIPIALVLVNLTNVALPQGQTSVTITNVQLSAVTNGKSTNILYEITQPLKYGHLMIGNEQVTKFEQADLYSGRLSYHLTNLTASKEVLEFTLFTAEGNLTGQVLNITVKPLVQVVPDMQISNQAAYKFRNSDLDASELANLTNSNPRFEVIVPPSHGRIVKKRFVNDAVFEDIQTFTQADIDSGVVLLDIDTNMTGIDLLNDSFTFILRADAVQPAVGYFQYSIVPYSPPLVQGFTTEVPSITSMTTLKIHTTSKDEAPASSQNEEPTVAPQKTEPTLWPGQNHWGNLCEEGLLLNLAMGTSGSAGTKTTTQVNARSPREQGGESRNPWYIIIPLVLVSVLLIIAVISVCVLLMCQKKEKTKPLVKSQTDAVLSSPDWCLERSLTVPSVTVTPLLKGVERSTASAFMAVRHEQLLPAVVSPTVEQSLQNSWLNLDPEMIQYCRKTNPTLKHNQYWV, translated from the exons ATTCTTTGCAGATGAAGATGAACCCATTAGTTTCTTCAGTTCCAGATCCTATGTTTCTTTCCCATCATGGAATGTTGATGATGAGGGAATCTTGGAGTATAAATTGCAAACCTCAGCTGCACGTGGCTTGCTGCTTTACCATCCTGGGCAAGCGGGAGATTTCATTGCAATGGAAATGGAAGATGGATTAATTAAAGCCTATGTTGGAAACCATAAAAGTAGAACACAGCTTTCCTCTTGTAGGTCAGTCAATGATAGTCATTGGCACTACATCAAACTGAAATTTACTGCAGAATATTTGCAGCTGACATTGGATgaagaaactgtgaaaaaatCATTGCCTCTCCACAGTAAGCTGCCGCTTTTGAAGGGGTCTCTCTTTGTAGGTGGTATAGATGACAGCACACGGTCAGAAGTGATTAAGTTAGAGCTAATCTCGGTGTCTGGGAAGTATGCTAGAGGAGGATCCTTCAAAGGTTGCTTAAGAGACCTGAAAGccaattcagaaaagaaatcactgaaGAATGTTCTGGTGACAAAGGACATATCAGCTGGATGTGAAACGAAGACTGCTTTTAATACAAATCTTTCTTTAGAGATGGCTTTAAAGAGCCCTACTGTGAAAGCAGCCCCAACATTTGCCATTTCCCCTGAAAACTCTGTCTCTCTGGGCAAGGAAGACAAAAGCCACCTCTTAGTTCTAAGTAACTTGATTGTGCCAGAGGGTGGACAAGCTTCACTTGAATCTAAACATATTAAAGTCAACATAGACTTTCAGAAATTAGGGATTCATCAATCAcaaattctttttgaaataaaggaaCCACCCTCTCATGGAGACTTGAAACTAGATGTTGAACCAGTGCAGGAGGTAAATACATTTACTATGCAGGATATGTGGCAAGGGAAGATTCTTTATGTCCATGATGGCTCTGAGGACACTTAcgattattttaatttctccatttcTACCAGCAGTGAGAAGATTGTACCTCCATATTTGCAAGGAAATAAGCAGCATGTGTTTCACATTACTGTCACTCCAGTAAATGATGCGCCTGAGATCACACTTCCCGAGGGAAACTTGCTTCTTCTCTTAGAGAACTCAAAGAAACGTTTGACTAATGATCTGATAAAAGTTCTAGATAAGGATACAGATCCTGTGGGTCTCAGTCTTTCAGTACTTGGAAATCTGAATGCAGATGCAGGATTTTTAGAAAATTCAAAACATCCTGGAAAAGCTATTACTACTTTTTCTAATGAGGACTTAAGAGAAGGCACTGTTTTCTTTGTCCACACAGGTGTCAAGAACTCAAGGATTGTTCTGAGGGCAAGTGATGGTGAGAAGGTGAGCAACACTGTTGTATTACGTGTTATGGCAGTTCCTTTGGATTACAGAGTTGTCAATAACTCAGGAATAAAACTACACCAAGGTGTTACAGCTCTGATCACACCTAGGCATCTGGCAGTTGAAACAAATGCTAACCTCCAGGAGCTGGAGATACGGTATGAGATCACAGAGGCACCCCTGTTTGGGGAAGTACAAAGGCAGCATTCAAGGGGGGAGTGGAAGCAAGTCAACTCTTTTTCTCAACGCTCTGTTCAGCGTAGCCGTGTGAGATACTGTAGCACTTTCAAAGaaattcagctggaaaatgttaCTGACCAATTTAAATTCAAAGTTAGCATAGGAAACAGAATCAGTGAAGAGCATGTGTTTCCAATCAAAGTGAAATGGTTAAGGTACAGTTTACTGAAACATGCTCCTCTAGAAATcgagaaaacaaaaaggaagtacTTGAATTCAGATAATCTTTTTGCTGTGATTGTGGATCTAGAAATACCTGAAGATGaccttcattttaaattgctgtcCCTACCAAAGAATGGACAGATACTGCTTAATGACCAGCCTTTGAAAAAAGATTCAGTGTTTAGCCAGAAAGATATTACTGATCAAAAAGTGGCATATGAAGTAATCAGCAGATACCATGAAGACAACCGTGATTCATTTAGATTCCTCATTTCTACAAAGTATGTGGAATCAAATTTATATGACTTTGAAGTCTACATCAAATCAGatttcagaaacattattttgacTAACAATGGCCTTACTGTTACTGAAGGTGAAGGAGAGTTAATAACAAGCACGAAATTGTTTGTCCAAACACTGGATAATAAAACTTTCCAATATAAAGTTGCACAGTTTCCTAAGCATGGGAAATTAAAACTCATTAATTTTTCAGGCTCATTCAAGAGTAATGATAATCTCACCACTTTCACTAACAAAGATATAACTGATAAGCGCCTTATGTATGTGCATGATGATTCTGAGACAGTGTTTGATGAATTTGTTGTCAGAGCTTCCAGTGAAGAGTCAGGAAAGTTGGCAAACTTTGATCCAGAAGTAGAACCTTTGTCAGTAGAAATTAGATTCAACATTTCTGTCCAGCTGAAGAATGATGAGAAACCAGTACGTGTAATTGATAAGATGTTTAACATAGTGAGAAATGGGCAGCGATTATTAACTTTGGCAGATCTTTGCTATCATGATCCTGATTCTGATTTTGATGATGGACAGTTGCTATATACTAGACGTGGCATTTCCAATGGGGACTTGGTGCTAACAAATGATACTTTGCACAGACTCTACCAATTCAAACAAGTGGACCTGGAGCAAAAGCAAGTTCTGTTTAAACACCGCGGTGCAGATTTTGGGCGTTTTGTGCTCTTTGTGACGGATGGCAAGCACTATACCTCTTTGCTTCTAGAAGTTAGTGCCACTGATCCTTACGTGAGGTTGGCAAATAATACAGGCTTGTTGgttcaaaaagggaaagaggaaactGTTGCAACAGCTAACCTAAGTGCTATTACAAACCAAGACATAAGAAATGATCATGAGCTTACATATGAGATATTCTCTTTCCCAAAATATGGAAGAATATATGTAAATAATCTATTGATGGATTCCTTTACTCAGTTTGATCTGATAAAGGGGTACGTGACCTACAGGCATGATGACAGCGACAACCTTATTGACACATTTAACTTTACAGTCCGTGCTAGAGAAGTCCATCTGGATGCTGGAGTGCATGTTCGCATATATTTGGAAGGTCATCAGTGGCCACCAAGGATTGTGAACAAAAACAATCTCTTGGttgaagaaggaaaaccagttaaaatcagtaaaagaaaactgcag gtTGTTCATGAAAACAGTTCTCCATCTGAGATAGTGTTCACAGTAAGACACCTTCCATTACATGGATACATTCGGAAGTTTTCATCAGAAGAAAGTTATCTCGGTGCTGACCAAAGGCCAGTTTTGAGCTTCACACAGCAAGATGTTGACGAGGGCAAAGTTCAGTATGTGCAGACAGTTTCTGACCAACTAGATGACCATTTTTCTCTGGATGTGACCAATGGTGTCCGAACAGTGAGTGGAATAGACATCTCTGTAGACATCATCCCCAGGATGATTCCACTGGAAGTACAGAACTTCACAGTAATTGAAGGGGGCTCAAAAGCCCTAAAGGAAGACTATCTAAAAATTTCTGGTAGACACTTTGCAGGACTCAgctgtgaatttattttaactgagcAGCCAAAACATGGGTTTGTTGAAGACTCTCGTGTTCCTGGAATGAAGTTAACCACATTTACCAGAAAACAG ctggaacaAGAATTAATCTACTACGTTCACGATGACAGCGAGGAACTGATGGACAACTTTACTGTGATAGTAAATAACACGGAATTGTGGAAACAAAGTTTGCCCCAAACTGTATTTGTAACAGTTACTGCAGTAAATGATGAAGCTCCTGTTATAAAAGTTAACAGAATTCTTCGG gTCTGGGTGGGTTCAGTCACAGAAATAACTATTGATGACCTCTGTGCGGAAGACAAGGACTCCTCACCATCAGAACTGATATATTCCATTACTCCACCTAGCAATGGGCACTTGGCTCTGAAGTCTTCTCCAAACAAGAGCATCCTTAGTTTTACCCAGGCTCATATAATTGAAGGACAGCTGGTATTTGTACATGATG gAGCAATGTCTGGAGGCTTCAGCTTTCAGGTAACAGATGGTTTGAACTTTGCACCTCGGCAGATTTTTAGCATCACAGCTCGGATGCTAGTCATTAGCCTTGAAGTGAACAAAGGACTCGGAGTCTTTCCAG GTTCCAGAAAACCTATTTCACGACATGATCTGAAAGCTGTAACCAATGACGTGACCAATGCAGGGAACAGAACTATAACTTTTATGATTATAACTTCCCCAAAACTTGGAAGGCTGATAAGAATAAATTCTGATAATACCACTCAGGAAATCCTCAGTTTTACACAGTCTATG GTGGATGAAGGTGTGGTCATGTATGAGCACTTACATGACGAGTCAGTTGGCTGGAGTGCAGAAGATTTCTTTACCTTTACTGTCTCCTCTCCACCATCAGCTCTGGACCTACAGGTGTTCCATATTGTCATTTCTTATGAAATTACCAGGCATGATCGGAACAGTCACCTTCTGGCAAATACAG GTGCCATAGTCCAGGAAGGAGGTAGAGTATTaatcaacaaaacaaatttagaTGCTTCGAATCTATTGGTTAAGCTACCTGAGGTACAGCGCTCCATGTATGAAGTCTGGTATCAAGTTGTATCTTTACCCCAACATGGCATGATTGTTGttggagaaagaaatgttacCAAAGAAAAGCCTAACTTCTCCCAATACATACTGAACAAATTTGGAATTGTGTACATACATGATAATTCTGAATCGCTTAACGACAATTTCACTTTTGCTGTTTGGTTAAACCTAAAGAGCAAGTCTGCAACAAAGCCCCATAGCGAAGTTTTAGAGGAGATGTTTAATATCACTGTTGTTCCAGTGAATGACCAAGCTCCAGAATTGAAGACTAAAAGGCTGCACTTGAAAGTCCTGCAGGGAGATGTGTCAGTGCTGGGATCAGAGAATCTGAAAGTTGAAGACCTAGATAATCCCCCAGCCGAGCTCAAATACACCATTGTTAGCAACCCCAATAATGGTTATTTAGCAATGAAAAGCAATCTCAGTGTCTCTATAAAGGATTTCACACAAGCTGATGTTGACAGTGGTAAAGTTTGGTTTGTACAGGATGGAAGTTCATCTTCTGGggtgttttatttcagtgtgacTGATGGTAAACATCGCCCTTTATACAAACTATTCAGTCTTGAAGTCATACCAATCGCTCTTGTCCTGGTCAACCTTACCAATGTTGCACTTCCACAGGGCCAGACATCTGTCACTATTACTAATGTGCAGCTTTCAGCTGtcacaaatggaaaaagcacTAATATTTTGTATGAAATAACTCAGCCGCTCAAATATGGGCATCTGATGATTGGAAATGAGCAGGTTACTAAATTTGAGCAAGCAGATTTGTACTCAGGAAGGCTGTCTTACCACCTGACAAATCTCACTGCATCCAAAGAAGTACTGGAGTTTACGCTCTTCACTGCAGAAGGCAATCTAACAGGACAAGTGCTGAACATCACAGTGAAGCCTTTAGTACAAGTTGTACCTGACATGCAGATTTCAAATCAAGCAGCTTATAAGTTCAGAAACAGTGACCTGGATGCTTCTGAGCTAGCTAATTTGACAAATAGCAATCCTAGATTTGAAGTGATAGTACCCCCGTCTCATGGAAGGATTGTGAAGAAAAGGTTCGTGAACGATGCAGTGTTCGAAGATATTCAGACATTCACGCAGGCTGACATTGATAGTGGTGTTGTGCTTCTAGACATAGATACCAATATGACAGGCATTGATCTGTTAAATGACTCATTCACATTTATACTCAGGGCAGATGCTGTGCAGCCTGCTGTTGGCTATTTTCAGTATTCCATTGTGCCATACAGTCCTCCACTTGTGCAGGGTTTTACAACTGAAGTGCCTTCCATAACCAGCATGACCACCTTAAAAATTCACACTACCTCAAAGGACGAGGCACCAGCCTCCTCTCAGAATGAAGAGCCTACAGTAGCACCACAGAAGACTGAACCAACCCTGTGGCCAGGGCAGAATCACTGGGGAAATCTATGTGAGGAAGGTCTGTTGCTAAATCTGGCGATGGGAACAAGTGGATCTGCAGGGACTAAGACCACAACTCAGGTTAATGCCAGGAGTCCCAGAGAACAGGGAGGTGAAAGCAGAAACCCTTGGTACATCATTATCCCCCTGGTCCTAGTGTCTGTGCTACTTATCATTGCtgttatttctgtgtgtgttttgctaATGTgtcagaagaaagagaagacaaaaccaCTTGTCAAAAGTCAGACAGATGCAGTCCTCAGTAGTCCGGATTGGTGTCTGGAACGGAGCTTGACTGTACCCAGTGTTACAGTGACTCCTCTCCTGAAGGGGGTTGAGAGGAGTACAGCCTCAGCATTCATGGCAGTAAGACATGAACAGCTGCTCCCCGCAGTGGTTTCTCCAACGGTAGAACAGTCTCTGCAAAACAGCTGGTTAAACCTCGATCCTGAAATGATCCAGTATTGTCGAAAGACAAACCCAACTTTGAAGCACAATCAATACTGGGTGTAG